In a genomic window of uncultured Sphaerochaeta sp.:
- a CDS encoding GtrA family protein, producing MDTKDTTALSKQENFVQIGKFTLFSISAGIIQVVVFTLLEELMHLPYWPSYLSALIASVLYNFTVNRRFTFKSANNIPKAMLQLGIYYALFTPLSTWWGDALVRQGFSDYLVLGGTMVINLVTEFSVNRFIIYRTSMNTRGQEKAR from the coding sequence ATGGACACCAAAGATACAACAGCGTTGAGCAAGCAGGAGAATTTCGTCCAAATCGGGAAGTTCACCCTCTTCTCCATCAGTGCCGGCATCATCCAGGTGGTGGTGTTCACCCTGCTCGAGGAACTTATGCATCTGCCCTATTGGCCGAGTTACCTGAGTGCACTCATTGCCAGCGTCCTCTACAACTTCACCGTCAACAGGCGCTTCACGTTCAAGAGTGCAAACAACATACCCAAAGCCATGCTGCAGCTGGGCATCTACTACGCACTTTTCACCCCCCTGTCCACGTGGTGGGGTGATGCTTTGGTGCGCCAGGGGTTCTCCGACTACCTCGTACTGGGGGGGACCATGGTGATCAACCTGGTCACTGAGTTCAGTGTAAATCGTTTCATCATCTACCGCACTTCCATGAACACCCGCGGACAAGAGAAGGCGCGCTAG